The following coding sequences lie in one Lacerta agilis isolate rLacAgi1 chromosome 4, rLacAgi1.pri, whole genome shotgun sequence genomic window:
- the LOC117044915 gene encoding olfactory receptor 51E2-like, with product MGLPGLEGAHFWLAFPLCAMYLVAVVGNCTVVFVVKAEPALHTPMYFFLCMLAAVDLALSTCTMPKIIAFFWFDAKEIGYRTCLLQMFFIHSLSGVESTILLAMAVDRYVAICHPLQHSSILTNAATVKVGLVAVVRGVAFFLPLPFLISRLHFCGSTNLTHSYCLHQDVMHLASSNSTTPNVVYGLAAILLVMGLDSLLIFVSYVMIIKTVLQLRSKEERLRASGTCVAHVCVVLSFYVPLIGLSVVHRFGRDLPVLIQITMGNIYLLVPPVLNPIVYGARTKEIRKRALRIMRIGREGGPH from the coding sequence ATGGGCCTACCTGGCCTGGAAGGGGCCCACTTCTGGCTGGCCTTCCCCCTCTGCGCCATGTACCTTGTGGCCGTGGTGGGCAACTGCACCGTGGTGTTTGTCGTGAAGGCGGAACCAGCCCTCCACAcgcccatgtacttcttcctctgCATGCTGGCAGCCGTGGACCTGGCCCTCTCCACCTGCACCATGCCCAAAATCATCGCCTTCTTTTGGTTTGATGCCAAGGAAATTGGCTACAGGACCTgcctcctccagatgttcttcatCCACTCTCTGTCTGGAGTGGAGTCCACCATCCTTCTGGCCATGGCAGTGGATCGTTACGTGGCCATCTGCCACCCCCTGCAGCATTCCTCCATCCTCACCAACGCAGCGACGGTGAAAGTGGGCTTGGTGGCCGTGGTGAGAGGGGTcgccttcttccttcctctgcccTTTCTGATCAGCCGCCTGCACTTCTGCGGCTCCACCAACCTCACCCATTCCTACTGCCTCCACCAAGATGTCATGCACCTGGCTTCGAGCAACAGCACCACACCCAACGTTGTGTATGGCTTGGCTGCCATTCTCCTGGTGATGGGTCTCGATTCTCTGCTCATCTTTGTCTCCTACGTGATGATCATTAAGACCGTCCTGCAGCTGAGATCAAAGGAGGAGCGCCTCCGGGCTTCTGGGACCTGTGTGGCCCATGTGTGTGTTGTCTTGTCCTTCTACGTGCCCCTGATTGGACTCTCCGTGGTCCACAGGTTTGGGAGAGACCTTCCTGTGCTGATTCAAATCACCATGGGCAACATCTACCTCTTGGTGCCCCCTGTGCTCAACCCCATTGTCTATGGAGCCAGGACCAAGGAGATTCGGAAACGGGCATTGAGGATAATGaggatagggagggagggaggccctcATTGA
- the LOC117044990 gene encoding olfactory receptor 51E2-like: protein MGLPGLEGAQFWLAFPLCAMYLVAVVGNCTVVFVVKAEPALHTPMYFFLCMLAAVDLALSTCTMPKLLAFFWFDANEISYGSCLLQMFFIHTLSGIESTILLAMAVDRYVAICHPLQHSSILTNAVTAKVGLVAVVRGVIFFLPPPLLIIRLHFCGSTVLTHSYCVHQDVMHLACGDRMPNIVYGLTAILLVMGLDSLLIFVSYVMIIKTVLQLRSKEERLRASGTCVAHVCVVLSFYVPLIGLSVVHRFGRALPVLVHVTMGNVYLLVPPVLNPIVYGARTKEIRERALRIMRIGSEGGPH, encoded by the coding sequence ATGGGCCTACCTGGCCTGGAAGGGGCCCAATTCTGGCTGGCCTTCCCCCTCTGCGCCATGTACCTTGTGGCCGTGGTGGGCAACTGCACCGTAGTGTTTGTCGTGAAAGCGGAGCCAGCCCTCCACAcgcccatgtacttcttcctctgCATGCTGGCGGCCGTGGACCTGGCCCTCTCCACCTGCACCATGCCCAAACTCCTCGCCTTCTTTTGGTTTGATGCCAATGAGATCAGCTATGGGAGTTGCCTTCTCCAGATGTTCTTCATCCACACTCTATCAGGCATTGAGTCCACCATACTCTTGGCCATGGCTGTGGATCGCTATGTAGCCATCTGCCATCCTTTGCAGCACTCCTCCATCCTCACCAACGCAGTGACAGCTAAAGTGGGCCTGGTGGCTGTGGTGAGAGGAGtcatcttcttcctccctcctccattgCTGATTATCCGCCTGCACTTCTGCGGCTCCACTGTCCTCACACATTCCTATTGTGTTCACCAAGACGTGATGCACCTGGCTTGTGGGGACAGAATGCCCAACATTGTATATGGCTTGACTGCTATTCTCCTGGTGATGGGCCTTGATTCTCTGCTCATCTTTGTCTCCTACGTGATGATCATTAAGACTGTCCTGCAGCTGAGATCAAAGGAGGAGCGCCTTCGGGCTTCTGGGACCTGTGTGGCCCATGTGTGTGTTGTCTTGTCCTTCTACGTGCCTCTGATTGGACTCTCCGTGGTCCACAGGTTTGGGAGAGCGCTTCCTGTTCTGGTTCATGTCACAATGGGCAATGTCTACCTCTTGGTGCCTCCAGTTCTCAACCCCATTGTCTATGGAGCCAGGACCAAAGAGATACGAGAAAGGGCATTGAGGATAATGAGGATAGGGAGTGAGGGAGGCCCTCATTga